The following proteins are encoded in a genomic region of Triticum dicoccoides isolate Atlit2015 ecotype Zavitan chromosome 1B, WEW_v2.0, whole genome shotgun sequence:
- the LOC119350326 gene encoding glycerol-3-phosphate acyltransferase RAM2-like codes for MYHNTPTAHQLTVYFTTTNRAQSPPSRHYINSGVPAHRSRLDSTQKHRARLAQRLELVEASAAHRHYPAPRRGEARRTKMESLLAAAAAGVEPFPSVDKCDASGRGSHAVAADLDGTLLRSRSPFPYYALVAFETGGWPRLLLLLLLAPLATLLGIAASEAAAVRVLVFAATAGARVSSIESAAQAVLPRFYAADVHPGAWRVFSACSRRRVVLTSTPRIMAEPFLRECLGADAVAGTELATWRGRATGMVHTRRGVLVGRRKAEALHEIFGEDGDVPDVGLGDRRSDYPFMCQCKEAYIVPSAPVEAVSMDQLRRQVIFHDGRLALRPTPLAALLTVLWCPAGFVLACLRIAAGALLPMPWVYYAFWALGVRVVVKGSPPPRAGSTAGRTGVLFACSHRTLLDPIFLSAALGRPVAAVTYSLSRLSEMLSPIRTVRLSRNRVTDAAMITRLLQEGDLVICPEGTTSREPFLLRFSALFAELTDEVVPVAMESRMGMFHGTTARGWKGMDPFYFFMNPSPVYTVTFLSKLPSELTCSSGGRPSHEVANYIQRLIAATLSYQCTSLTRKDKYRALAGNDGIVDVKPVNKAH; via the exons ATGTACCACAATACCCCTACCGCTCACCAACTAACCGTATATTTCACCACCACGAACAGAGCACAATCGCCCCCCTCGCGGCACTATATAAATTCAGGCGTGCCCGCGCACAGAAGCAGGCTCGACTCAACCCAAAAGCACAGAGCTAGACTAGCGCAGCGGCTCGAACTCGTGGAAGCAAGCGCAGCTCACAGGCACTACCCAGCTCCGAGGCGAGGTGAGGCGAGGAGAACCAAGATGGAGTCATTGCTGGCAGCTGCGGCTGCCGGCGTGGAGCCGTTCCCGTCGGTGGACAAATGCGACGCGTCGGGGCGCGGCTCGCACGCCGTGGCAGCCGACCTCGACGGGACGCTGCTGCGGTCTCGCAGCCCGTTCCCCTACTACGCGCTGGTGGCGTTCGAGACCGGTGGGTGGCCACGGCTCCTGCTCCTGCTTCTCCTCGCGCCGTTAGCCACCCTGCTGGGGATCGCCGCATCGGAGGCTGCGGCTGTCCGAGTGCTCGTTTTCGCGGCCACGGCGGGAGCGCGGGTGTCGTCGATCGAGTCCGCAGCGCAGGCCGTGCTGCCGCGGTTCTACGCCGCGGACGTGCACCCGGGCGCGTGGCGGGTGTTCTCGGCGTGTTCCAGGCGCCGCGTCGTTCTCACCTCCACGCCGCGGATCATGGCGGAGCCGTTCCTGAGGGAGTGCCTCGGAGCCGACGCCGTGGCAGGCACCGAGCTCGCCACGTGGCGCGGCCGCGCCACTGGGATGGTGCACACGCGCCGAGGTGTGCTCGTCGGGCGACGCAAGGCCGAGGCGCTGCATGAGATATTTGGCGAGGATGGCGACGTGCCGGATGTCGGCCTCGGCGACCGCCGGTCCGATTACCCCTTCATGTGCCAATGCAAG GAAGCGTACATCGTACCGTCGGCGCCGGTGGAGGCCGTTAGCATGGACCAGCTGCGGAGGCAGGTCATCTTccacgacggccgcctggcgctccGCCCGACGCCGCTGGCCGCGCTGCTGACCGTGCTGTGGTGCCCGGCGGGCTTCGTCCTCGCGTGCCTCCGCATCGCCGCGGGGGCGCTGCTACCCATGCCCTGGGTCTACTACGCCTTCTGGGCGCTCGGCGTGCGCGTCGTGGTCAAGGGcagcccgccgccgcgcgccgggAGCACGGCGGGCCGCACCGGGGTGCTCTTCGCCTGCTCGCACCGCACGCTGCTGGACCCCATTTTCCTCTCGGCGGCGCTCGGCCGGCCCGTGGCGGCCGTCACCTACTCACTGTCAAGGCTGTCTGAGATGCTCTCGCCGATCCGGACCGTGCGCCTGAGCCGTAACCGCGTCACCGACGCCGCCATGATCACGAGGCTCCTGCAGGAGGGCGACCTCGTCATCTGCCCCGAGGGGACGACGTCCCGAGAGCCGTTCCTGCTCCGGTTCTCGGCGCTCTTCGCGGAGCTCACCGACGAGGTGGTCCCCGTGGCGATGGAGAGCCGGATGGGCATGTTCCACGGCACCACGGCGAGGGGGTGGAAGGGGATGGACCCCTTCTACTTCTTCATGAACCCGAGCCCGGTGTACACCGTCACGTTCCTGAGCAAGCTGCCGTCGGAGCTCACCTGCAGCAGCGGCGGCAGGCCAAGCCACGAGGTGGCCAACTACATCCAGAGGCTCATCGCTGCCACGCTCTCCTACCAGTGCACCAGCCTCACCAGGAAGGACAAGTACCGGGCCCTCGCCGGCAACGACGGCATCGTGGACGTCAAGCCGGTGAACAAAGCACACTAG